In Candidatus Nealsonbacteria bacterium DGGOD1a, one DNA window encodes the following:
- a CDS encoding replication-relaxation family protein, translated as MAKRVFKKFERSQTPPKFRIGAVDMQILNDLTSYRFLDTKQILTLHPDYSSRTVRSRLQLLFHAGYVDRPRGQFSYYEHPHLIYSLAKKGAALVSQNKGLPIMTDRPHEMGVSFMRHSLMISNFQAALRLALKKAEGFKLAVWRDLGAIDAVQCEGQRLPIAPDAFFTIESDDYFLHFFFEADRSTMAADRMLNKFKGYWNWKLEGGHKRKLDIPNFRVLTVCLSEERAERLRLIAAKANGRETGSDTFWFACEKLYGLENPDSILTPIWRSAKGGSPRHLLE; from the coding sequence GTGGCAAAGCGAGTATTCAAAAAATTCGAGAGAAGCCAAACCCCGCCGAAATTCCGAATCGGCGCGGTAGATATGCAGATACTAAACGACCTGACCTCTTACCGGTTCTTGGACACAAAACAGATTCTAACGCTCCATCCCGACTATTCGTCGCGGACGGTGCGCTCAAGGCTGCAGCTTCTTTTCCATGCCGGATATGTGGATCGGCCCCGCGGCCAGTTTTCGTATTACGAACACCCGCATTTGATTTATTCTCTGGCCAAAAAAGGGGCCGCGCTGGTTTCTCAAAATAAGGGACTGCCGATTATGACCGACAGGCCCCATGAAATGGGAGTGTCTTTTATGCGCCATTCCCTGATGATTTCCAATTTTCAAGCGGCTCTGCGCCTTGCGCTCAAGAAAGCCGAAGGCTTCAAGCTGGCGGTATGGCGCGATCTGGGCGCGATTGACGCGGTGCAATGCGAAGGCCAAAGGCTGCCGATTGCGCCGGACGCATTTTTTACAATCGAATCCGACGACTATTTCCTGCATTTCTTTTTCGAGGCCGACCGCTCGACAATGGCCGCCGACAGAATGCTCAACAAATTCAAAGGATACTGGAACTGGAAGCTGGAGGGCGGGCACAAGCGGAAATTGGATATTCCCAATTTCCGCGTCCTGACGGTCTGCCTTTCCGAAGAGCGGGCGGAACGCTTGCGGCTTATCGCCGCGAAAGCGAACGGGCGGGAAACCGGAAGCGATACATTCTGGTTTGCCTGCGAAAAGTTGTACGGCTTGGAAAATCCCGACAGCATTTTGACGCCAATTTGGAGATCGGCGAAGGGCGGCAGTCCGCGCCACTTGCTCGAATAA
- a CDS encoding type IV secretion system DNA-binding domain-containing protein: MLGKNDKPLESETKAAYLEYPLWRFPIERGRMGLGWVDGALNPATGLVGNIKGIDTKYRSTHFYAVGASGSGKSKFLESLIIQDILQGEGFGVIDPHGDLIEDIKGWLYFWTQRDFKKEIVLIDPTDSENTASFNPLERVDGIPPERLAGQLVEAFKKIWADAWGERMADIMRNSLIALAENNLTLLELPLLLTEPEARKKILQNVKSVSCRQRFKYFESLSAHTWREWLESTLNKVDAFLSDPAIRQIFASPKSSFNLRDIMDNKKILLVNLNKGRLGDSANLLGALLVSKIKMAAFSRTDIPQTDRQPFYLYIDEFQNFATNSFIEILSEARKYKLSLILAHQNLSQLSDDLRDSILANCGIQACFRVNRPDAQLLARELMGPIYRHVPGWELNIQFLQEVPPRCCYVANKPENGIVGIRTLPVPSPWEFMSYADNQWDEETFNSLIREIGIGAGYTRSREEIERECIERASGLMAGEEEEDFKHHKSDAEA; this comes from the coding sequence ATGCTTGGAAAAAACGACAAGCCGCTTGAATCGGAAACGAAAGCGGCGTATTTGGAATATCCGCTTTGGCGGTTTCCGATTGAGAGGGGCCGGATGGGCTTGGGCTGGGTTGACGGCGCGCTGAATCCGGCGACCGGCCTTGTGGGCAACATCAAGGGAATCGATACGAAATACCGGAGCACCCATTTTTACGCCGTGGGCGCGTCCGGTTCGGGCAAGTCGAAATTCCTTGAATCGCTTATCATTCAAGACATCCTCCAAGGCGAGGGCTTCGGCGTTATCGATCCGCACGGCGATCTGATCGAGGACATAAAAGGCTGGCTGTATTTTTGGACGCAAAGGGATTTTAAAAAGGAGATTGTTTTGATCGACCCGACGGATTCGGAGAATACGGCCAGCTTCAATCCGCTGGAAAGGGTGGACGGCATTCCGCCGGAACGCTTGGCCGGACAATTGGTGGAAGCGTTCAAAAAGATATGGGCGGACGCTTGGGGCGAAAGGATGGCCGACATTATGCGCAACTCCTTGATCGCTTTGGCGGAAAACAATTTGACGCTTTTGGAATTGCCCCTGCTTTTGACGGAGCCGGAGGCCCGCAAAAAGATTTTGCAGAACGTCAAAAGCGTTTCCTGCCGCCAGCGTTTCAAATACTTTGAATCGCTGTCGGCCCATACTTGGCGCGAATGGCTGGAATCGACGCTTAACAAGGTGGACGCGTTCCTTTCCGATCCGGCGATCCGCCAGATATTCGCTTCTCCTAAAAGCTCTTTCAATCTGCGCGACATAATGGATAACAAAAAAATCCTGCTGGTGAATTTGAACAAAGGCAGATTGGGCGACAGCGCGAATCTGCTGGGGGCTTTGCTGGTAAGCAAAATCAAGATGGCGGCGTTTTCAAGAACCGACATCCCGCAAACCGACCGCCAGCCGTTCTACCTCTACATCGACGAGTTCCAAAACTTCGCGACCAACAGCTTTATCGAGATATTGAGCGAAGCCAGAAAATACAAGCTTTCCCTCATACTGGCCCACCAGAACCTAAGCCAGCTTTCCGACGATCTGCGGGATTCCATCCTTGCCAACTGCGGGATACAAGCCTGTTTTAGGGTGAACCGCCCGGACGCGCAGCTGCTGGCCCGCGAATTGATGGGGCCGATCTACCGCCACGTTCCGGGTTGGGAGTTGAACATCCAGTTTTTGCAGGAAGTCCCGCCCCGCTGCTGCTATGTCGCCAACAAGCCGGAAAACGGCATTGTCGGCATCCGCACTCTGCCCGTGCCTTCCCCGTGGGAATTTATGAGCTATGCCGACAACCAATGGGACGAAGAAACCTTCAATTCCCTTATACGGGAAATCGGGATCGGCGCGGGCTACACCCGGAGCAGGGAGGAAATCGAGCGGGAGTGCATTGAACGCGCCAGCGGCTTGATGGCCGGGGAAGAAGAGGAGGACTTTAAGCACCATAAGAGCGACGCCGAAGCGTAA